A genomic stretch from Polyangium spumosum includes:
- a CDS encoding GNAT family N-acetyltransferase: protein MTDLSVRAFSREEVRDHVEAFAQLHGVRPEDFDVDFMDWWFFQNPTHEGLLAGVFDADKLVGYVGFAAQHLRVKGRRVSAAILSSAFTHPDYRGKGLFQRLIRYLVEVAGERGHEAVFGWPNEAALRIYLGRLGFSALFPVDRSARPVSFGPLGARFGKTGVFVAACAGAALDRILPLRLGRHRYEIGPASEHEWEGFMARVIADADCMLERPRAYVRFRLSRPRREYLEVLLRDERGVLRAWAAARLPVPGEPSRLHVGDFLVDPRSRGALRALFAACAMEARRRSLEQVYTIARSPRIGSSLSALGFLSRRSTTPIVAIATSGADLSRYRAWEYRDADMDMF from the coding sequence ATGACGGATCTCTCGGTTCGGGCATTTTCGCGCGAGGAAGTCCGGGATCACGTCGAGGCGTTCGCGCAGCTCCACGGCGTGCGGCCGGAGGATTTCGACGTCGATTTCATGGACTGGTGGTTCTTCCAGAACCCCACGCACGAGGGGCTCCTCGCGGGTGTGTTCGACGCCGACAAACTCGTGGGGTACGTCGGGTTCGCGGCGCAGCACCTGCGCGTGAAGGGGCGGCGCGTCTCCGCCGCGATCCTGAGCAGCGCGTTCACGCACCCCGATTATCGCGGCAAAGGGCTCTTCCAGCGATTGATCCGGTACCTCGTCGAGGTCGCGGGCGAACGTGGCCACGAGGCCGTCTTCGGCTGGCCGAACGAGGCCGCGCTGCGCATCTATCTCGGCCGCCTCGGCTTCTCGGCGCTGTTTCCCGTGGACCGATCCGCCCGCCCGGTGTCCTTTGGCCCGCTCGGCGCGAGATTCGGCAAAACAGGCGTCTTCGTCGCCGCATGTGCGGGCGCCGCGCTCGATCGAATCCTCCCGCTGCGCCTCGGGCGTCACCGCTACGAGATCGGGCCTGCCTCCGAGCACGAATGGGAGGGGTTCATGGCGCGCGTGATCGCCGACGCCGATTGCATGCTGGAGCGCCCGCGCGCGTACGTCCGCTTTCGCCTGTCGCGTCCGCGGCGCGAGTACCTCGAGGTGCTGCTGCGGGACGAGCGCGGCGTGCTCCGGGCCTGGGCTGCGGCCCGCCTGCCCGTACCGGGCGAGCCGTCGCGCCTGCACGTCGGCGATTTCCTCGTCGATCCGCGCAGCCGCGGCGCGCTCCGGGCGCTTTTTGCGGCCTGCGCCATGGAAGCCCGCCGCCGCTCCCTCGAGCAGGTCTACACGATCGCGCGCTCGCCGCGGATCGGGAGCTCGCTCTCCGCCCTGGGTTTTTTATCGAGGCGCAGCACGACGCCCATCGTGGCGATCGCGACGTCGGGCGCGGATCTCTCACGCTATCGGGCGTGGGAGTATCGCGACGCCGACATGGACATGTTCTGA
- a CDS encoding glycosyltransferase family 4 protein: protein MRTYLAAFALSALVSGIFTPLVRLLAFRIGAVSRPGGRHVHGRETPRLGGLAIFAGFFAPLMGLFFVQSVVAQAFTQDVRKVIGLFAGGALLCGVGAIDDTRGLRALHKLYAQVAVAVLAFACGFRIDAISLPFVGELSMGIFALPVTVLWIVGIVNAVNLIDGLDGLAAGVVFFAGLTNFVVAYLSFGTLPALFMATMMGTIIGFLFYNFNPARIFMGDSGSYFLGYVIASTSLIGATQKASTAVSLLVPVVALGVPIFDTLFAMVRRWLERRPLFSPDRGHIHHRLLDMGITHRRAVLIIYGVSVLLTVAAIGISLGRSWQVGLALVASSVVFMGLVRAVGYFEEVHGRRRQKERLRSRDSEILRRLLPRLPARFEAARSEADVLSALGLFALEGQLSFVEILPVTGGEPTAFRWTNPKDDDPFGRDVVSARYPIGRDDAARAELKFGFRSDFGDVSPQTEVLLQVVTDMVEASLSRVGSLLAPRVLADAEAPEAAALAAASEIGR, encoded by the coding sequence ATGAGGACCTACCTGGCGGCGTTCGCGCTCTCGGCGCTCGTCAGTGGGATTTTCACGCCGCTCGTGCGCCTCCTCGCGTTCCGGATCGGCGCGGTCTCGCGCCCCGGGGGCCGGCACGTGCACGGCCGCGAGACCCCGCGGCTCGGCGGCCTCGCGATTTTCGCGGGGTTCTTCGCGCCGCTCATGGGCCTCTTTTTCGTGCAATCGGTCGTCGCGCAGGCGTTCACGCAGGACGTCCGCAAGGTCATCGGCCTCTTCGCGGGCGGCGCGCTGCTCTGCGGCGTCGGCGCGATCGACGATACGCGCGGGCTCCGGGCGCTGCACAAGCTGTATGCGCAGGTCGCGGTGGCCGTGCTCGCGTTCGCCTGCGGATTCCGGATCGACGCGATTTCCTTGCCCTTCGTGGGCGAGCTCTCGATGGGCATCTTCGCCTTGCCCGTCACGGTGCTCTGGATCGTGGGCATCGTGAATGCGGTGAACCTCATCGACGGCCTCGACGGCCTCGCCGCGGGCGTGGTGTTCTTCGCGGGCCTGACCAATTTCGTCGTGGCGTATCTCTCGTTCGGCACACTGCCGGCGCTCTTCATGGCCACGATGATGGGCACGATCATCGGGTTTCTTTTCTACAATTTCAACCCGGCGCGTATCTTCATGGGCGACTCGGGGAGTTATTTCCTCGGATACGTCATCGCCTCGACCTCGCTCATCGGCGCGACGCAAAAAGCCTCGACCGCGGTCTCGCTGCTCGTGCCCGTGGTCGCCCTCGGCGTGCCGATCTTCGACACGCTCTTCGCGATGGTGCGCCGCTGGCTCGAGCGACGGCCGCTCTTCTCGCCGGACCGCGGCCACATTCATCACCGCCTGCTCGACATGGGCATCACGCACCGCCGCGCGGTGCTCATCATTTACGGCGTGAGCGTGCTGCTCACGGTGGCGGCGATCGGCATCTCGCTCGGCCGGAGCTGGCAGGTGGGGCTCGCGCTCGTCGCGAGCAGCGTGGTGTTCATGGGCCTCGTCCGCGCCGTGGGGTATTTCGAGGAGGTCCACGGGCGGCGGCGCCAAAAAGAGCGGCTCCGCTCGCGCGACAGCGAGATCCTGCGCCGCCTCTTGCCGCGGCTCCCGGCGCGCTTCGAGGCGGCTCGATCGGAGGCCGACGTGCTCTCCGCGCTCGGGCTCTTCGCGCTCGAAGGGCAGCTCTCGTTCGTCGAGATCCTCCCCGTGACCGGCGGCGAGCCGACGGCGTTTCGCTGGACGAACCCGAAGGACGACGACCCCTTCGGCCGCGACGTGGTGTCGGCGCGTTATCCGATCGGCCGGGACGACGCGGCGCGCGCGGAGCTCAAATTCGGCTTCCGGAGCGATTTCGGGGACGTCTCGCCGCAGACCGAGGTGCTCTTGCAGGTCGTGACCGACATGGTGGAGGCGAGTTTGTCGCGGGTCGGGAGCCTGCTCGCGCCGCGGGTGCTCGCGGACGCGGAGGCGCCCGAAGCGGCGGCGCTCGCGGCCGCCTCGGAGATCGGGCGGTGA
- a CDS encoding Uma2 family endonuclease, whose product MSEPAGKLKVTIAEYLALEEASETRHEFLDGQIYDMSGGTPDHGLLAGNVLRALGNQLEGRPCRVHPADVRIRVQATGLSTYPDVSVVCGRLQVDPEDNNGVVNPVVLVEVLSKSTEGYDRGEKFAHYRQIPSLREYVLVSYQTKRIEVYRRAQEGAWALHEARSGSIDLLSIGCSLSVDAVYRGAFEEPELAS is encoded by the coding sequence ATGTCGGAGCCGGCGGGGAAGCTCAAGGTGACGATCGCCGAGTATCTGGCCCTCGAGGAGGCGAGCGAGACGAGGCATGAGTTCCTGGACGGACAGATCTACGACATGTCCGGGGGGACGCCGGATCATGGGCTCCTCGCGGGTAACGTGCTCCGAGCGCTCGGCAACCAGCTCGAAGGGCGCCCTTGCCGCGTGCACCCAGCGGACGTTCGCATCCGGGTCCAGGCCACAGGCTTATCGACCTACCCCGACGTCAGCGTCGTCTGCGGCAGGCTGCAGGTGGATCCCGAAGACAACAACGGCGTCGTGAATCCCGTCGTGCTCGTCGAAGTCCTCTCGAAGAGCACCGAAGGGTACGACCGTGGCGAGAAGTTCGCCCATTACCGGCAGATTCCCTCGCTCCGTGAATATGTGCTCGTCTCGTACCAGACGAAGCGCATCGAGGTCTATCGCCGGGCCCAGGAAGGAGCTTGGGCCCTGCACGAAGCGCGCAGCGGTTCGATCGACCTCTTATCGATTGGCTGTTCGCTTTCGGTGGACGCCGTTTATCGAGGAGCCTTCGAGGAGCCCGAGCTCGCCTCCTGA
- a CDS encoding carbamoyltransferase codes for MSRLVLGINSAHGDASAALVGEGGILAAIAEERINRKKHCAGFPRLAVSEVLRLAGATHRDVTDIAVARDPRANVASKVAFVASRPFSGVPSVVKRLAVHREVATSAGLVAEALGVAEASIRAKFHRVEHHLAHAASAFYWSPFDRATAITCDGAGDFATSLVGLCEGNRIDVLRKNLWPHSLGVFYTAICQFLGFDRFGEEYKVMGLSAYGVNRFAREMRRVVRWDPEQGIRLDLTWFRHHKTSEGMESVDGAEIKVPRLWSDAMASLFGPARRREDPITDRERDVAASLQTRFEEVYLALVADAVERTGVRQVVMAGGSVLNSVGNGRMITEGWVDRAYFQPAASDDGTAVGAALWVKHGVHGEARTPEVRHAYWGTSFRDDEIEAALVGSGLPFRKLGRGELLGAAAQALSEGKIVGWFQGREEWGPRALGNRSILCHPGWPGMKATLNARIKNREPFRPFAPVVRLEKLSTCFRGDHEVPFMIIVYKVRPEWKDKLSAITHEDGTGRVQTIRRAENGLYYDLLGVFEEKTGIPVLLNTSFNENEPIVHTPEQAIDCYRRTRMDALGIGSFWLEKPGGEGG; via the coding sequence ATGTCTCGTCTGGTCTTGGGCATCAATTCGGCCCACGGGGATGCGTCGGCGGCGCTGGTCGGTGAGGGAGGGATCCTCGCGGCGATCGCCGAGGAGCGGATCAACCGGAAAAAACACTGCGCAGGTTTCCCGCGCCTCGCGGTGTCCGAGGTCCTGCGCCTCGCGGGGGCGACGCATCGGGACGTGACGGACATCGCGGTGGCGCGTGATCCGCGGGCGAACGTGGCGTCGAAGGTCGCGTTCGTGGCGTCGCGGCCTTTTTCGGGCGTCCCGAGCGTGGTGAAGCGGCTCGCGGTGCACCGGGAGGTCGCGACGAGCGCGGGCCTCGTGGCCGAGGCGCTCGGCGTGGCAGAGGCCTCGATCCGGGCGAAATTCCATCGGGTCGAGCATCACCTCGCGCACGCGGCGAGCGCGTTTTACTGGTCTCCGTTCGATCGGGCGACGGCGATCACGTGTGACGGCGCGGGTGATTTCGCGACGAGCCTCGTCGGGCTCTGCGAGGGCAATCGTATCGACGTCCTGCGGAAGAACCTCTGGCCGCACTCGCTCGGGGTGTTTTACACGGCCATCTGCCAGTTCCTCGGCTTCGACAGGTTCGGCGAGGAATACAAGGTGATGGGTCTGTCGGCGTACGGGGTGAATCGATTCGCCCGGGAGATGCGCCGCGTGGTGCGCTGGGATCCGGAGCAGGGGATCCGGCTCGATTTGACGTGGTTCCGGCACCACAAGACGAGCGAGGGGATGGAGAGCGTGGACGGCGCGGAGATCAAGGTCCCGCGGCTCTGGTCGGACGCGATGGCGTCGCTCTTCGGCCCGGCGCGGCGGCGCGAGGATCCGATCACGGACCGGGAGAGGGACGTGGCGGCGTCGCTGCAGACGCGGTTCGAGGAGGTGTACCTCGCGCTCGTGGCGGACGCGGTGGAGCGGACGGGCGTGCGCCAGGTGGTGATGGCGGGCGGGTCGGTGCTGAATTCGGTGGGTAATGGTCGAATGATCACCGAGGGCTGGGTGGACCGGGCGTATTTTCAGCCTGCGGCCTCGGATGACGGGACGGCCGTGGGGGCGGCGCTCTGGGTGAAGCACGGCGTGCACGGCGAGGCGCGGACGCCCGAGGTGCGGCACGCGTACTGGGGGACGAGCTTCCGGGACGACGAAATCGAGGCTGCGCTCGTGGGCTCGGGCCTGCCCTTCCGCAAGCTCGGCCGGGGCGAATTGCTCGGGGCGGCGGCGCAGGCGCTCTCCGAGGGGAAGATCGTGGGCTGGTTCCAGGGCCGCGAGGAGTGGGGCCCGCGCGCGCTCGGCAATCGGAGCATCCTCTGCCACCCAGGCTGGCCCGGGATGAAGGCCACGTTGAATGCGCGGATCAAGAACCGCGAGCCTTTCCGGCCCTTCGCGCCCGTGGTGCGGCTCGAGAAATTGAGCACGTGTTTCCGCGGTGATCACGAGGTGCCGTTCATGATCATCGTCTACAAGGTGCGCCCGGAGTGGAAGGACAAACTCTCGGCGATCACGCACGAGGACGGCACGGGGCGCGTGCAGACGATCCGGCGCGCGGAGAATGGGCTGTATTACGACCTGCTCGGGGTCTTCGAGGAGAAGACGGGGATCCCGGTGCTCTTGAACACGTCGTTCAACGAAAACGAGCCGATCGTGCACACGCCGGAGCAGGCCATCGATTGTTATCGGCGGACGAGGATGGATGCGCTGGGGATCGGGTCGTTCTGGCTGGAAAAACCGGGCGGCGAGGGGGGCTGA
- a CDS encoding metallophosphoesterase family protein translates to MTPEARIEELSARLSLAQGSPSLLVVVAESDATLDEARGLLVGILRKAPMRVEDLGACDVDTGPARWAELTHEHEADAYVLSAAPWGPFSGGAFAGLLNAEREFLRRLAGPVLLVVSRETERILRQKAPDFFTWAARTYELPAPAELVAIARKVGALPERAAGDAAEEPPVRFLHLSDLHLRPQRVKRYDQDRVLRGLVDFLAQDRERFPLDLVFVTGDLAHSGKPDEFELVVDLFQRILDVTGVAPAHFFVVPGNHDVDRDVGRWLRRTLDKDEEAITFFEDEHARRFHTQKLEAYRQALGSLLGEDRALGLGVGANAVEVVTVRGARIAVASFNSAFFAQGDDDQGKLWLGEPNIDRAGDRIADEGARAAIALLHHPFEALHELERDVIEHRFERVFDIVLRGHMHQQKSRGIASQRGGFVELAAPSAYQGSPWPNGCLLGELFPRAGKVRITPYAYASGADPWVLDTRVFPDDAKDGYTHTFSVPGKKRTPSVLRRHLAQAAEEAVEAAPEAVQRQVAKVLGIEAPSSRMSKEVAKKVARAAAAKVDDPAMLANVVDEQRMSTALSKTAADELEAGGPTRIPRSDPQFLEKALSRVAEFIHHKVRGKVAKSAAREEILAQLIAAALGHVVDGPVSVQPLLSDGTRPDILIGSLNEAPAVRSVVEVKLARKASGNLHDAGLMQLDRYLKSVEAAHGAFVLVHTGESEKEPCIEHTKTPTGREILVLHLFW, encoded by the coding sequence ATGACCCCGGAAGCACGCATCGAGGAGCTCTCCGCGCGGCTCTCGCTGGCGCAAGGCTCGCCCTCCCTGCTCGTCGTGGTGGCCGAATCCGACGCGACGCTCGACGAGGCCCGCGGCCTGCTCGTGGGTATTCTCCGAAAAGCGCCGATGCGGGTCGAGGACCTCGGCGCGTGTGACGTCGACACGGGCCCGGCGCGCTGGGCGGAGCTCACGCACGAGCACGAGGCCGACGCCTACGTGCTCTCCGCGGCGCCGTGGGGCCCGTTCAGCGGCGGCGCCTTCGCGGGCCTCTTGAACGCCGAGCGCGAGTTCTTGCGCCGGCTCGCGGGCCCCGTCTTGCTCGTCGTCTCCCGCGAGACCGAGCGAATCCTCCGGCAAAAAGCGCCCGATTTCTTCACGTGGGCCGCGCGGACGTACGAGCTGCCCGCGCCCGCGGAGCTCGTCGCCATCGCCCGAAAGGTCGGCGCATTGCCCGAGCGCGCGGCCGGCGACGCCGCGGAGGAGCCGCCCGTTCGGTTCCTCCACCTCTCGGACCTGCATTTGAGGCCGCAGCGGGTGAAGCGATACGATCAGGACCGCGTCCTGCGCGGCCTCGTCGATTTCCTCGCGCAGGACCGCGAGCGATTCCCGCTCGACCTCGTCTTCGTCACGGGCGACCTTGCCCACAGCGGCAAACCGGACGAATTCGAGCTCGTGGTCGACCTCTTCCAGCGTATCCTCGACGTGACGGGCGTGGCGCCGGCGCATTTCTTCGTCGTCCCCGGCAACCACGACGTCGACCGCGACGTGGGTCGGTGGCTGCGGCGCACGCTCGACAAGGACGAGGAGGCCATCACATTCTTCGAGGACGAGCACGCCCGGCGGTTCCACACGCAAAAGCTCGAAGCGTATCGCCAGGCGCTCGGGTCCCTGCTCGGGGAGGACCGCGCGCTTGGGCTCGGCGTCGGCGCGAATGCGGTGGAGGTCGTGACGGTGCGCGGCGCGCGGATTGCGGTGGCCTCGTTCAACTCGGCATTTTTCGCGCAGGGCGACGACGATCAAGGAAAACTCTGGCTGGGCGAGCCGAACATCGATCGCGCGGGCGATCGTATCGCCGACGAAGGCGCGCGTGCCGCGATCGCGCTCCTGCACCACCCGTTCGAGGCTCTCCACGAGCTCGAGCGCGACGTCATCGAGCACCGCTTCGAGCGGGTCTTCGATATCGTGTTACGCGGCCACATGCACCAGCAAAAGAGCCGCGGAATCGCCTCGCAGCGCGGCGGGTTCGTCGAGCTCGCGGCGCCGTCGGCCTACCAGGGCAGCCCCTGGCCGAACGGCTGCCTGCTCGGTGAGCTCTTTCCACGCGCGGGGAAGGTTCGTATTACCCCGTACGCGTACGCTTCGGGCGCGGATCCGTGGGTGCTCGATACGAGGGTATTTCCGGACGACGCCAAGGACGGCTATACGCACACGTTCAGCGTGCCCGGGAAGAAGCGGACGCCGAGCGTCTTGCGGCGGCATCTGGCGCAGGCGGCGGAGGAGGCGGTGGAAGCCGCGCCGGAGGCCGTGCAAAGGCAAGTGGCGAAGGTGCTCGGCATCGAGGCGCCGAGCAGCCGGATGTCAAAAGAGGTCGCGAAGAAGGTGGCGCGGGCGGCCGCGGCGAAGGTGGACGATCCGGCGATGCTCGCGAACGTGGTGGACGAGCAACGCATGAGCACGGCGCTGAGCAAGACGGCGGCGGACGAGCTCGAAGCGGGGGGACCGACGCGGATTCCACGGTCGGATCCGCAATTTTTGGAGAAGGCGCTCTCGCGGGTGGCGGAGTTCATTCACCACAAGGTTCGCGGCAAAGTAGCGAAGAGCGCGGCGCGCGAAGAGATCCTCGCGCAGCTCATCGCCGCGGCGCTCGGTCACGTCGTCGATGGGCCGGTCTCCGTTCAGCCCTTGCTCTCCGACGGGACGCGACCGGACATCCTCATCGGCAGCCTCAACGAAGCGCCGGCGGTCCGCTCGGTCGTCGAAGTAAAGCTTGCCAGAAAGGCGTCCGGGAATCTTCACGATGCAGGGCTCATGCAACTCGACCGCTATCTAAAAAGCGTCGAGGCGGCGCATGGCGCATTCGTGCTGGTTCACACGGGGGAGAGCGAAAAAGAGCCCTGCATCGAGCACACGAAGACCCCGACAGGCCGGGAGATCCTCGTGTTGCACCTATTCTGGTAG
- a CDS encoding glycosyltransferase family 4 protein, with amino-acid sequence MRVVAVNQFYAPDHAATSQLLTELCEDLADAGEDVTVIASRGGYLGGGAPPLPTREHIRGVDVVRPPATRFGKATMAGRLADYLSFWATSVLAAALEAKPDVLLVLTTPPMIAAGGALVALARRLPLVTWVQDVYPDAATKLGYLAPRGPASLALSALGHATHRAAARIVALSSGMADRLVAQGAPRERIRVLPNWSDGRLVSPRGREGHPFRKTHALEGKFLAMYSGNLGIGHDVRTFVEAARRLKDHVPELVVLFIGDGVRRAEAEALAKGLENVRFLPYQPHDAIGESLSAADVHLVSLREDLEGLLVPSKLYGALAAGRPVIYLGPPRCEVARVVREDDLGWTGRPGDVEGLCRALEDAATRRAAWDEKGARARRIFDERYDRPVSSARFRALLQEASKEPPPLAFGS; translated from the coding sequence ATGCGTGTCGTCGCCGTCAACCAATTTTATGCCCCCGACCACGCCGCCACCTCGCAGCTCCTCACCGAGCTCTGCGAGGACCTCGCCGACGCCGGCGAAGACGTGACGGTCATTGCGAGCCGCGGCGGATACCTCGGCGGAGGTGCACCTCCCCTTCCGACCCGCGAGCACATCCGCGGCGTCGACGTCGTCCGCCCCCCGGCCACGCGCTTCGGCAAGGCCACGATGGCCGGCCGCCTCGCCGATTACCTGTCGTTCTGGGCGACGAGCGTGCTCGCCGCCGCGCTCGAAGCCAAACCCGACGTGCTGCTCGTGCTCACGACCCCGCCGATGATCGCCGCGGGCGGCGCGCTCGTCGCCCTCGCACGCCGTCTGCCGCTCGTGACGTGGGTGCAGGACGTCTACCCCGACGCGGCGACGAAGCTCGGGTACCTCGCGCCCCGCGGCCCCGCCTCGCTCGCGCTCTCGGCCCTCGGCCACGCCACGCACCGCGCCGCCGCCCGCATCGTCGCGCTCTCCTCCGGCATGGCCGACCGCCTCGTCGCCCAGGGCGCGCCACGCGAGCGAATCCGCGTGTTGCCGAACTGGTCGGACGGTCGCCTCGTGTCGCCCCGCGGACGCGAAGGCCACCCTTTCCGAAAAACCCACGCGCTCGAAGGCAAATTCCTGGCGATGTACAGCGGCAACCTCGGCATCGGGCACGACGTCCGGACGTTCGTCGAGGCCGCGCGGCGCTTGAAAGACCACGTGCCCGAGCTCGTCGTGCTCTTCATCGGCGACGGCGTGCGGCGCGCCGAGGCGGAGGCGCTCGCAAAGGGCCTCGAAAACGTGCGATTTTTGCCGTACCAGCCCCACGACGCGATCGGCGAGAGCCTCTCGGCGGCGGACGTGCACCTCGTCTCGCTGCGCGAGGACCTCGAAGGACTGCTCGTCCCGAGCAAGCTCTACGGCGCGCTCGCCGCGGGCCGGCCCGTGATCTACCTCGGACCGCCGCGCTGCGAGGTCGCCCGCGTGGTGCGCGAGGACGATCTCGGCTGGACGGGACGGCCCGGCGACGTCGAGGGCCTCTGCCGCGCGCTCGAGGACGCGGCCACGCGAAGAGCTGCCTGGGACGAAAAGGGCGCGCGGGCCCGCAGGATCTTCGACGAACGGTACGATCGTCCCGTATCCTCGGCCCGCTTCCGCGCCCTCTTGCAGGAGGCGTCGAAGGAACCTCCCCCGCTCGCCTTTGGCTCTTGA
- a CDS encoding polysaccharide deacetylase family protein codes for MILLYHHILPEGPAPGFAEEDGLTFRHSPEGLRFHLTELRRRGYRFGSLDGLVRQLDGGAREDVRSAFVTFDDGWRNQYEHALPILRALGIPATFFVTTSHLREESACAKRMGPAELRALADAGMTIGSHTRTHPDLARLDDTRLDDELRGSRQDLEDLLGKPVTLFAYPGGSLSARVVRAVRRAGYEAACSSYGPARNDATSIFWMYRDVISESMRSLRDRYRLSPVARALLTFRVERRLREGLHRA; via the coding sequence GTGATCCTTCTTTATCATCACATCCTGCCCGAGGGCCCGGCCCCTGGGTTTGCCGAAGAGGACGGGCTCACGTTCCGGCACAGCCCCGAGGGCCTCCGATTCCACCTCACGGAGCTCCGGCGCCGAGGATATCGATTCGGCTCGCTCGACGGCCTCGTTCGTCAGCTCGACGGCGGCGCCCGGGAGGACGTCCGCTCGGCGTTCGTGACGTTCGACGACGGCTGGCGAAACCAGTACGAGCACGCGTTGCCGATCCTGCGAGCGCTCGGGATCCCGGCGACGTTTTTCGTGACCACGAGCCATCTCCGCGAGGAGAGCGCGTGCGCGAAACGAATGGGCCCCGCCGAGCTCCGGGCGCTCGCCGACGCGGGCATGACGATCGGCTCGCACACGCGCACGCACCCGGACCTCGCGCGCCTCGACGATACACGCCTCGACGACGAGCTGCGCGGCAGCCGGCAAGACCTCGAGGATCTGCTCGGCAAACCCGTCACGTTGTTCGCGTATCCGGGCGGCTCGCTCTCCGCGCGCGTGGTCCGCGCCGTGCGCCGGGCGGGCTACGAGGCCGCGTGTTCGAGCTACGGCCCGGCGCGGAACGACGCCACGTCGATCTTCTGGATGTATCGCGACGTGATCAGCGAGTCGATGCGCAGCCTGCGGGATCGTTATCGCCTCTCCCCCGTCGCGCGGGCGCTCCTCACGTTCCGCGTCGAGCGCCGCCTGCGTGAGGGCCTGCACCGCGCCTGA